A window of Campylobacter cuniculorum DSM 23162 = LMG 24588 contains these coding sequences:
- the mltG gene encoding endolytic transglycosylase MltG produces MEIPFFKTKNETNISTPNTPKIYRIFFFIRNFFLFFMIALLNYLNQPLQSNSVVYIPQGSISKIITHLNQNNYEMSEMDKYILFLLGKPQSGWINIGTKPLNRAEFLHKLTRAKAALVNITLIPGETSLIFLEQVAKILNLNKDTLWTEFKKQAPFEEGVFIPETYKIPKGITENLLIYFLLKHSENIYRQSAKKIFGEYNAKKWHQYVITASVIQKEAANEEEMPIVASVIYNRLKKNMKLQMDGTLNYGIYSHIKITPQRIREDESFYNTYKFEGLPKEAVCNVSLNAIRAAIFPAKTEYLYFVRDKNTGLHVFTTNLEAHNQIIEKQK; encoded by the coding sequence ATGGAAATTCCGTTTTTCAAAACCAAAAATGAAACAAATATAAGCACACCAAACACGCCCAAAATATACAGAATCTTTTTTTTCATCAGAAACTTCTTTTTATTTTTTATGATAGCCCTTTTAAATTACCTCAATCAGCCTCTACAAAGCAATTCTGTGGTCTATATCCCTCAAGGCTCAATCTCTAAAATTATAACACATTTAAACCAAAATAATTATGAAATGAGCGAAATGGATAAATATATTTTATTTTTACTCGGAAAACCTCAATCAGGTTGGATTAATATAGGCACAAAACCTCTTAATCGTGCTGAATTTTTACACAAACTCACAAGAGCTAAGGCTGCTCTTGTAAATATCACCTTAATTCCGGGCGAAACAAGTTTGATTTTTTTAGAACAAGTTGCAAAAATTCTTAATCTCAACAAAGATACACTTTGGACTGAATTTAAAAAACAAGCCCCTTTTGAAGAAGGGGTTTTCATACCCGAAACCTATAAAATTCCTAAGGGAATCACTGAAAATTTATTGATTTATTTTTTGCTTAAACATTCTGAAAATATTTACAGGCAGAGTGCGAAAAAAATTTTTGGTGAATACAACGCTAAAAAATGGCATCAATATGTCATCACTGCTTCAGTGATTCAAAAAGAAGCCGCAAATGAAGAAGAAATGCCCATTGTTGCAAGTGTGATTTATAATAGACTGAAAAAAAATATGAAATTGCAAATGGACGGGACACTTAATTATGGAATTTATTCTCATATTAAGATTACTCCGCAAAGAATTAGAGAGGATGAAAGCTTTTATAATACCTATAAATTTGAAGGCTTACCAAAAGAGGCGGTTTGTAATGTTTCTTTAAATGCGATTAGAGCAGCAATTTTTCCAGCAAAAACAGAATATTTGTATTTTGTTAGAGATAAAAATACAGGTTTGCATGTTTTTACAACGAATTTAGAGGCGCACAATCAAATCATCGAAAAACAAAAATAA
- the dnaE gene encoding DNA polymerase III subunit alpha, whose protein sequence is MSQFTHLHLHTEYSLLDGANKLEELAQTLKQQGATSVAMTDHGNMFGAIDFYQKMKKHGLKPIIGMEAYLHNHEELGDKSSRQRFHLCLYAKNEIGYQNLMYLSSQSYIKGLYYYPRINKKLLEERSEGLICSSACLQGEVNWHLNTHNEKNIRFGAKGYEAAKEAALWYKKVFGEDFYLELMRHGILDQRFIDDEIIRLSKELDIKIIATNDTHYTFKERAPAHEVFMCISMGKKLNDPDRMRHNVHEFYLKTPAQMSELFADIPEAISNTQEIVDKCNLELKLGNPTPPNFKFTLEYAKKYNINIPEPNNDISFANDDEVFEYLCKIGLEERLKFVDEKQHQEYKQRLDTEIQIIKNMKFSGYMLIVHDFIKMAKDKGIPVGPGRGSAAGSLVSYCLKITDLDPIPYHLLFERFLNPERVSMPDIDVDFCQYRRAEVIDYVIDKYGADKVAQVITFGKLLAKGVIRDVARVCDMSIADADELTKLIPEELKTLDSAYEREPKIKEFIEKHPKGRQVWEYARALEGLNRNAGMHAAGVVISNDSLWKKTPLFRQSKNDEKHLVTQYSKDHLEDIDLIKFDFLGLKTLTLIDNAIKLIKKRHNRDIVWQSVDVNDPKVYKTIQSGNTLGIFQIESSGMQSLNARLKPECFEDLIAVLALYRPGPMESGMLDDFIDRKHGVKSIQYPFDSLKNILEPTYGIIVYQEQVMQIVQIIGGFSLGGADVVRRAMGKKDPEKMKKLKSEFADGAEKQGYDRTKAEELWELIVKFAGYGFNKSHSAAYALITFQTAFLKTYYPSEFMAALLTSEENNVEKIAVYIDEMKKMNIKLSPPSINKAIGEFSAINENGQEKIIYGLNAIKSVGVPAVENLLEIRKNGEFKDLSEFLSKIEPAKITRRTLESLAKSGAFDEFGYTRKCLCDNLELLAETSRNMAKIRKESANSLFGEEELNADLKVNIVKNDEEFKPLEKLAYEKEILGIYVSGHPLDGFFDKIDKIEYVKSIDFSELKGKGEILNIGKIEDFKTMMSKSNKRYGSLTILDLYSSFEVVVFQANVEEIEQIFKDPQKNNLAYGFLLSYRTDEGKISFSLKDIKNLEELEDLKIKSIKKSNTKTTDKEFIQEPNEFEDKVIELDLSTLNKEIIYEIYELARNAHNPKEKGNKKLVLKVIRSGSCLLHYTDFIISDNASEEILSKCAV, encoded by the coding sequence ATGAGTCAATTCACCCATTTGCATTTACATACAGAATATTCTTTACTTGATGGAGCTAATAAGCTCGAGGAATTAGCTCAAACCCTTAAACAGCAAGGTGCAACAAGTGTTGCAATGACCGACCATGGCAATATGTTTGGAGCCATTGATTTTTATCAAAAAATGAAAAAACATGGTCTAAAACCTATTATAGGAATGGAAGCTTATTTGCATAATCATGAAGAACTTGGTGATAAAAGTTCAAGGCAGAGATTTCACCTTTGTTTGTATGCTAAAAATGAAATAGGGTATCAAAATTTAATGTATCTTAGCTCTCAAAGTTATATTAAAGGTTTGTATTATTATCCTAGAATCAATAAAAAGCTTTTAGAAGAGCGTAGCGAAGGTTTGATTTGTTCTTCAGCTTGTTTGCAAGGGGAGGTGAATTGGCATTTAAATACTCACAATGAAAAAAACATTCGCTTTGGTGCAAAGGGTTATGAAGCCGCAAAAGAAGCAGCTCTTTGGTATAAAAAGGTTTTTGGCGAGGATTTTTATCTTGAGCTTATGAGGCATGGTATTTTAGACCAAAGGTTTATTGATGATGAGATTATAAGACTTTCAAAAGAACTTGATATAAAGATCATTGCTACAAATGATACACATTATACCTTTAAAGAAAGAGCTCCAGCACACGAAGTTTTTATGTGTATTTCTATGGGAAAAAAACTCAACGACCCTGATAGAATGCGTCATAATGTGCATGAATTTTATCTTAAAACTCCTGCTCAAATGAGTGAGCTTTTTGCAGATATACCAGAAGCCATTTCAAACACACAAGAGATTGTTGATAAATGCAATTTAGAATTAAAATTAGGCAATCCCACTCCCCCAAATTTTAAATTTACCCTTGAATACGCTAAAAAATATAATATAAATATACCAGAACCAAACAATGATATAAGTTTTGCTAATGATGATGAAGTTTTTGAGTATCTTTGTAAAATAGGACTTGAAGAAAGACTTAAATTTGTTGATGAAAAACAACATCAAGAATACAAGCAAAGACTTGATACAGAAATACAAATCATTAAAAATATGAAATTTTCAGGTTATATGCTCATAGTCCATGATTTCATTAAAATGGCGAAAGATAAAGGAATTCCTGTGGGACCGGGTAGGGGTTCAGCGGCAGGAAGTTTGGTGTCGTATTGTTTGAAAATTACGGATTTAGACCCTATCCCGTATCATTTGCTTTTTGAGAGATTTTTAAATCCGGAACGTGTATCTATGCCCGATATTGACGTGGATTTTTGTCAATACAGACGTGCTGAGGTGATTGATTATGTGATTGATAAATATGGAGCGGATAAAGTTGCACAAGTGATTACTTTTGGTAAGCTTTTGGCTAAGGGTGTGATAAGAGATGTTGCAAGGGTTTGTGATATGAGTATTGCCGATGCAGATGAGCTGACTAAACTCATACCTGAAGAGCTTAAAACGCTTGATAGTGCCTATGAAAGAGAACCTAAAATTAAAGAATTTATTGAAAAACATCCTAAAGGTAGGCAGGTTTGGGAATATGCTAGGGCTTTAGAAGGACTCAATCGTAACGCAGGTATGCATGCGGCTGGAGTGGTGATTTCAAACGATTCTTTATGGAAAAAAACCCCGCTTTTTAGACAGAGTAAAAATGATGAAAAACATTTGGTTACGCAGTATTCTAAGGACCATTTAGAAGATATTGATTTGATTAAATTTGATTTTTTGGGTCTTAAAACCTTGACTTTGATTGATAATGCGATTAAATTGATTAAAAAAAGACACAATCGCGATATTGTTTGGCAAAGTGTTGATGTGAATGATCCTAAGGTCTATAAAACCATACAAAGTGGCAATACTTTAGGGATATTTCAAATTGAATCAAGCGGTATGCAAAGTTTGAATGCCAGATTAAAACCCGAATGTTTTGAAGATCTCATAGCGGTTTTAGCACTTTATCGCCCAGGACCTATGGAATCAGGAATGCTTGATGATTTTATCGACAGAAAACATGGCGTAAAATCCATACAATATCCTTTTGATTCTTTAAAAAATATTTTAGAGCCTACTTATGGGATTATTGTGTATCAAGAACAAGTGATGCAAATTGTCCAAATTATCGGCGGATTCTCTTTAGGTGGTGCCGATGTGGTGCGCCGTGCTATGGGTAAAAAAGATCCAGAAAAGATGAAAAAACTTAAAAGTGAATTTGCAGACGGAGCTGAAAAACAAGGGTATGATAGAACTAAGGCTGAAGAACTTTGGGAGCTTATTGTCAAATTTGCAGGATATGGTTTTAATAAATCTCATTCTGCAGCCTATGCTCTCATCACTTTCCAAACAGCGTTTTTAAAGACTTATTATCCTAGTGAATTTATGGCAGCTCTTTTAACGAGCGAAGAAAATAATGTTGAAAAAATTGCTGTTTATATTGATGAGATGAAAAAAATGAATATCAAACTTTCCCCACCAAGTATCAACAAAGCTATCGGAGAATTCAGTGCTATCAACGAAAATGGACAAGAAAAAATAATCTATGGTTTAAATGCGATTAAGAGTGTGGGTGTTCCAGCGGTAGAGAATTTGCTTGAGATTAGAAAAAATGGGGAATTTAAAGATCTTAGTGAATTTTTAAGTAAAATTGAACCCGCTAAAATCACTCGTAGGACTTTAGAGAGCTTAGCCAAATCAGGAGCTTTTGATGAATTTGGTTATACAAGAAAGTGTTTGTGCGATAATTTAGAGCTTTTGGCTGAAACTTCAAGAAATATGGCAAAGATTCGTAAAGAATCTGCAAATTCTTTATTTGGTGAAGAAGAATTAAATGCGGATTTGAAAGTTAATATTGTGAAAAATGATGAAGAATTTAAGCCTTTAGAGAAATTAGCTTATGAAAAAGAAATTCTAGGGATTTATGTTTCTGGACATCCTTTGGATGGTTTTTTTGATAAAATAGATAAAATAGAATATGTTAAAAGCATTGATTTTTCGGAACTTAAGGGCAAGGGTGAAATTTTAAATATAGGAAAGATAGAAGATTTTAAAACAATGATGAGTAAGAGCAATAAACGTTATGGTTCGCTTACAATTTTAGATTTGTACTCATCTTTTGAAGTTGTTGTTTTTCAAGCAAATGTTGAGGAAATAGAACAAATTTTTAAGGACCCTCAAAAGAATAATTTGGCTTATGGTTTTTTACTTTCTTATAGGACCGATGAGGGTAAAATAAGTTTTTCTTTAAAGGATATAAAAAATTTAGAGGAATTAGAAGATTTAAAAATTAAATCAATAAAGAAAAGCAACACAAAGACTACAGACAAAGAATTCATTCAAGAACCAAATGAATTTGAAGATAAGGTGATAGAGCTTGATTTGAGTACTTTAAACAAAGAAATCATTTATGAAATTTATGAGCTCGCTAGAAATGCACACAATCCAAAAGAAAAAGGCAATAAAAAACTTGTTTTAAAGGTTATAAGGTCTGGTTCTTGTTTGCTTCATTATACAGACTTTATTATTTCTGATAATGCAAGTGAGGAAATTCTTAGTAAATGTGCTGTTTGA
- a CDS encoding DJ-1 family glyoxalase III encodes MSKKILIPLAQGFEEAEFIGIADVLKRATQMDKNLEVFIASLDKELLVKGANGISIRAEFNLGQIDSQNLDAIALPGGFEGMNNLKNNQEILQIIKNLYAQGKIVAAICASPIVLDAAGVLDGAFTCYPGCEVGLKGQRVQKAVNVNKNVITSAGPATAILFGLELVKVLCGDAIYQALYEGLQVPLTR; translated from the coding sequence ATGAGTAAGAAAATTTTAATTCCACTTGCACAAGGCTTTGAAGAAGCTGAATTTATAGGTATTGCAGATGTTTTAAAACGTGCAACGCAAATGGATAAAAATTTGGAGGTTTTTATCGCTTCTTTAGATAAAGAACTTTTGGTGAAAGGAGCAAATGGGATAAGCATAAGGGCTGAATTCAATTTAGGGCAAATTGACAGCCAGAATTTAGACGCAATTGCTTTACCCGGCGGTTTTGAAGGAATGAATAATCTTAAAAACAATCAAGAAATTTTGCAGATTATTAAGAATTTATATGCTCAAGGTAAAATCGTTGCTGCCATTTGTGCTTCTCCTATCGTTTTAGATGCTGCGGGTGTTTTGGATGGTGCATTCACTTGCTATCCGGGTTGTGAAGTTGGACTTAAGGGACAAAGAGTGCAAAAAGCAGTCAATGTGAATAAAAACGTCATCACTTCAGCAGGTCCTGCAACAGCGATTTTATTTGGTTTAGAGCTTGTTAAAGTACTTTGTGGTGATGCAATTTATCAAGCTTTGTATGAAGGCTTGCAAGTTCCATTAACGCGGTAA
- a CDS encoding alanine/glycine:cation symporter family protein: MDSSNNAILNLINHKIPDFISNDIIPYTDTMMIILLIICGFYYSFLTRFVQFRMLFLSFKIFRENVTFSKEQLSPFQALMVSTASRVGIGNIAGISFALSSGGAGALFWMWAMAFFGGASAFAESTLAQVYKSKDGGGYKGGPAFYIKKALGFDKLAMFFAFALILTYAYGFNGLQSYTLTSSFEIYYKMFNPNSALPYNESSYPIVIGVILSLFGIWMFFSHHTKIGKVSSLIVPFMAIAYIFLALIAILMNFEKFPLVFKVVFENAFDFKAIFGGFAGSVLVIGIKRGLFSNEAGMGSAPNAAAAAFTTHPAKQGVIQAFSVLIDVIICTSSGFLVLFSAAYFDLGENGKPLLTAMPLMQEAMRGYYGSFGLHFVTIAIVLFAITSLIGNYYYAQANVKYLSESKLAMNFFRITAVAMIFIGTQINLNLAWSLADLTMAFMATTNIISLLLLGKIVLKVLDDFNIQVKSGINPQFSATKLGIKNAECWD, from the coding sequence ATGGATTCTTCAAACAATGCGATTTTAAATTTAATCAATCATAAAATTCCAGATTTTATCTCTAATGATATTATCCCTTATACCGATACAATGATGATTATTTTGCTGATAATTTGCGGTTTTTATTATAGTTTTTTAACGCGTTTTGTGCAATTTAGAATGCTGTTTTTAAGTTTTAAGATTTTTAGAGAAAATGTTACTTTTAGTAAAGAACAACTTTCTCCTTTTCAAGCTTTGATGGTATCAACCGCTTCAAGAGTGGGTATAGGAAATATTGCAGGAATTTCCTTTGCTTTATCTTCAGGTGGAGCAGGGGCTTTGTTTTGGATGTGGGCAATGGCTTTTTTTGGTGGTGCTTCAGCCTTTGCAGAAAGCACTTTAGCTCAAGTTTATAAATCAAAAGATGGGGGGGGGTATAAGGGTGGTCCCGCTTTTTACATTAAAAAAGCTTTGGGCTTTGATAAATTAGCAATGTTTTTTGCCTTTGCCCTTATCTTAACCTATGCTTATGGTTTTAATGGTCTTCAAAGCTATACTCTGACTTCATCTTTTGAAATTTATTATAAAATGTTTAATCCAAACTCCGCTTTGCCTTATAATGAAAGCTCTTATCCTATTGTGATTGGAGTGATTTTAAGTCTGTTTGGAATTTGGATGTTTTTCTCTCATCATACTAAAATCGGTAAAGTGAGTTCTTTGATAGTTCCATTTATGGCGATTGCTTATATCTTTCTTGCTTTGATTGCGATTTTAATGAATTTTGAAAAATTTCCTCTTGTTTTCAAAGTAGTTTTTGAAAACGCCTTTGATTTTAAAGCCATTTTTGGTGGTTTTGCGGGTTCAGTTTTGGTTATTGGCATTAAAAGAGGACTTTTTTCTAATGAAGCAGGAATGGGTTCAGCTCCTAATGCAGCCGCAGCAGCCTTTACCACTCATCCGGCTAAACAAGGCGTGATTCAAGCTTTTTCTGTTCTGATTGATGTCATCATTTGCACGAGTTCCGGATTTTTGGTTCTTTTTTCTGCAGCGTATTTTGACCTTGGAGAAAATGGAAAGCCTTTGCTCACAGCAATGCCTTTGATGCAAGAAGCGATGAGGGGATATTATGGTTCTTTTGGGCTTCATTTTGTAACTATAGCCATCGTGCTTTTTGCTATCACTTCTTTGATAGGAAATTATTATTACGCACAGGCTAATGTGAAGTATTTAAGCGAGTCAAAATTGGCTATGAATTTCTTTAGAATCACAGCAGTAGCAATGATTTTTATCGGCACTCAAATCAACCTCAATCTGGCTTGGAGTTTAGCAGATTTAACTATGGCATTTATGGCAACGACAAATATCATTTCTTTGCTCCTTTTAGGAAAAATTGTGCTTAAGGTTCTTGATGATTTTAACATTCAAGTAAAATCTGGGATTAATCCGCAATTTAGTGCAACAAAACTTGGTATTAAAAATGCGGAATGCTGGGATTAG
- a CDS encoding tRNA (cytidine(34)-2'-O)-methyltransferase, which produces MFNIILVNPRIPQNTGSIGRMCYNAGFKLHIIKPTIFELSQKAVRRAGLDYWSKLEPQIWENLEEFLKENLIQKNRFFFATTKSKRPYFEAEFQSGDFLFFGSESFGLPKELMELNPNNAITIPMKSYGRSLNLATSVGIIAYEALRQNFCNFKV; this is translated from the coding sequence ATGTTTAACATCATCTTAGTCAATCCACGAATTCCTCAAAATACCGGTAGTATAGGCAGAATGTGTTATAATGCGGGTTTTAAACTTCATATTATAAAACCTACGATTTTTGAGCTTTCTCAAAAGGCTGTGCGTCGAGCGGGTCTTGATTATTGGAGCAAGTTAGAACCTCAAATCTGGGAGAATTTAGAGGAATTTTTGAAAGAAAATTTGATTCAAAAAAATCGTTTTTTCTTTGCTACAACTAAGAGTAAAAGACCTTATTTTGAAGCAGAATTTCAAAGTGGAGATTTTTTGTTTTTTGGCAGTGAAAGTTTTGGTCTGCCAAAAGAACTTATGGAGTTAAATCCTAACAATGCCATTACCATACCGATGAAATCTTATGGAAGAAGTTTAAATTTAGCCACAAGTGTAGGAATTATTGCCTATGAGGCTTTAAGGCAAAATTTTTGCAATTTTAAAGTTTAA
- a CDS encoding alanine racemase has translation MSLIKLDKKSYEFNLNQIAIKAGGFEKLICVFKDNAYGHGAKILAPIAKACGVKFIAVKSEKEAFELKNFFENILILSHRPHGDENACFIYALNDSSLITRFKKHTRIHLKIDTNMHRNGVCLEDLDFVLKELKKHPLKLEGAFTHFARADEMDASFFIQRKKFQRAKELLQKQSDLKFIFHSFNSPALFRVAKLPDDELCRVGLAQFGYTNENLKKVLSLYAHRLSSRMLKNSQSVGYGGAYTAENDLKIATYDLGYADGLLRFNGKGELRLANGKAILGKMSMDSFSCEDLGEEICVFDDAELWARFFDTIVYEILVKLHPNIPRIVI, from the coding sequence ATGTCTTTAATTAAACTCGATAAAAAATCTTATGAATTCAATCTCAATCAAATCGCCATCAAAGCCGGTGGTTTTGAAAAACTCATCTGTGTTTTTAAAGACAATGCCTATGGACATGGAGCAAAGATTTTAGCACCCATTGCTAAGGCTTGTGGTGTTAAATTCATCGCTGTAAAAAGCGAAAAAGAAGCCTTTGAATTAAAAAATTTCTTTGAAAATATACTCATACTTTCTCATCGTCCCCATGGTGATGAAAATGCTTGTTTTATTTATGCACTCAATGATTCTTCTTTGATAACGCGGTTTAAAAAACATACAAGAATTCATCTTAAAATTGATACAAATATGCATCGCAATGGTGTTTGCTTGGAAGATTTAGATTTTGTTTTAAAAGAATTAAAAAAACATCCTTTAAAACTAGAAGGAGCTTTCACGCATTTTGCTCGTGCAGATGAAATGGATGCGAGTTTTTTTATACAAAGAAAAAAATTTCAAAGAGCTAAAGAATTATTACAAAAACAGAGTGATTTAAAATTCATCTTTCATTCTTTTAATTCTCCTGCACTTTTTAGGGTTGCGAAATTACCTGATGATGAGCTTTGTAGGGTAGGGCTTGCTCAATTTGGTTATACAAATGAAAATTTAAAAAAAGTTTTAAGTCTTTATGCCCATAGATTGAGTTCAAGGATGTTAAAAAACTCGCAAAGTGTAGGATATGGTGGTGCTTATACGGCTGAAAATGATTTAAAAATCGCAACTTATGATTTGGGCTATGCGGATGGTTTGTTACGTTTTAATGGCAAGGGTGAATTAAGATTAGCAAATGGCAAGGCTATACTCGGTAAAATGTCTATGGATAGTTTTTCTTGTGAGGATTTAGGAGAAGAAATTTGCGTGTTTGATGATGCTGAACTTTGGGCACGATTTTTTGATACTATAGTCTATGAAATTTTAGTCAAACTTCATCCAAATATTCCAAGAATTGTGATTTAA
- a CDS encoding L,D-transpeptidase family protein encodes MIAVVLIFVSSVNAVDLVKIYLNDGLNAVGVAIEKELTSKDFWLKELGEQNVSLGYYDQESYIVVTNKTSKILRIYSYNDGVIKKEFEQKDVITGLMGNKEKEGDLKTPIGFYELGTKFKADQYYGPFAFATSYPNLLDKVQGKTGGGIWIHGYPLDGTRLDEFKTRGCIALLNDKLELFAKVVEGKKVYVLTEEKNEVLAKKDEVASLFADLFAWKQAWTISDVNAYLSFYDEKGFRRFDKSDFSQFASMKKTIFSRKEQKSIKFSNIIISPYPNLDDERMYRISFYEDYYTKNYQFKGNKILYVKLDNRGKMKIIAEQ; translated from the coding sequence ATCATTGCTGTTGTTTTGATTTTTGTTTCAAGTGTTAATGCCGTTGATTTGGTTAAAATTTATCTTAATGATGGTTTGAATGCGGTAGGTGTTGCTATAGAAAAGGAGCTTACGAGCAAGGATTTTTGGCTTAAAGAACTTGGTGAGCAAAATGTCTCTCTTGGATATTATGACCAAGAAAGTTATATCGTTGTAACGAATAAAACGAGCAAAATTCTTAGAATTTATTCTTACAATGATGGAGTTATAAAAAAAGAATTCGAGCAAAAAGATGTGATTACAGGTTTAATGGGCAATAAAGAAAAAGAAGGGGATTTAAAAACTCCGATAGGTTTTTATGAGCTTGGGACTAAATTTAAGGCAGACCAGTATTATGGACCCTTTGCTTTTGCGACAAGTTATCCTAATTTGCTTGATAAAGTTCAAGGAAAAACCGGCGGAGGAATTTGGATACACGGCTATCCGCTTGATGGAACAAGACTTGATGAGTTTAAAACCAGAGGTTGTATCGCTTTACTCAATGATAAATTAGAGCTTTTTGCTAAAGTTGTAGAAGGTAAAAAAGTTTATGTTTTGACTGAAGAAAAAAACGAAGTTTTGGCAAAAAAAGATGAAGTGGCTTCTTTGTTTGCGGATTTGTTTGCTTGGAAACAGGCTTGGACTATAAGTGATGTGAATGCTTATTTAAGTTTTTATGATGAAAAAGGATTCAGACGCTTTGATAAAAGTGATTTTAGTCAATTTGCTTCAATGAAAAAGACAATTTTCTCAAGAAAAGAGCAAAAGAGTATTAAATTTTCAAATATTATTATCAGCCCCTATCCAAATCTAGACGATGAAAGAATGTATAGAATTTCTTTTTATGAGGATTATTATACTAAAAATTATCAATTCAAGGGCAATAAAATTCTATATGTTAAACTTGATAATAGGGGCAAGATGAAGATTATTGCAGAACAATAA
- a CDS encoding copper chaperone PCu(A)C → MKKTLILLLLSMSLWGMDKVSIENAYIKQTPPHAKATAIFLTIKNDSDKDLSLLKAQTNLSKETELHTHKNENGKMVMKEVPSIPIKAHSSTELKPGGLHIMVFDIKNQIDENTRADLTLYFDNNQSIELKNIPSKAIVKH, encoded by the coding sequence ATGAAAAAAACATTGATTTTATTGTTACTAAGCATGAGTTTATGGGGCATGGATAAAGTGAGTATAGAAAATGCCTATATCAAACAAACTCCACCCCATGCAAAGGCAACTGCGATTTTTTTAACCATTAAAAATGACAGCGACAAAGATCTTTCCTTGCTCAAGGCTCAAACTAATTTAAGCAAAGAAACAGAGCTTCACACGCATAAAAATGAAAACGGCAAAATGGTTATGAAAGAAGTGCCAAGTATCCCTATAAAAGCTCATTCAAGCACAGAACTTAAACCGGGAGGTTTGCATATTATGGTTTTTGATATTAAAAATCAAATTGATGAAAATACTCGAGCCGATTTAACCCTATATTTTGATAACAATCAAAGCATTGAACTTAAGAATATCCCAAGTAAAGCGATTGTAAAACATTGA
- a CDS encoding SCO family protein — translation MKRNFIFAILVLVLILTSFYFIPKNNPYDFSLRSEFGEQTTLKNFRGKKLIVYFGYTFCPDVCPATLALLSQTLNKIKNDKAYLLFISLDPQRDKDIEKTNEWLRYFYPHATSLIAKNEKELEKLAKNYGVIYEKIDLKDSVMQYSIAHSNEIYLIDEQGKFQKALKDLNPEELFKDLKTFLQD, via the coding sequence ATGAAAAGAAATTTTATTTTTGCGATTTTAGTGCTTGTTTTAATCCTTACGAGCTTTTATTTTATTCCCAAAAACAATCCCTATGACTTTTCTTTAAGGTCTGAATTTGGTGAGCAAACAACATTAAAAAATTTTAGGGGCAAAAAACTCATTGTATATTTTGGCTATACTTTTTGTCCTGATGTTTGCCCAGCGACCCTTGCCCTACTTTCACAAACGCTTAATAAAATCAAAAATGACAAAGCCTATTTACTCTTTATTTCACTTGATCCGCAAAGAGATAAAGACATAGAAAAAACTAATGAATGGCTAAGATATTTTTATCCTCATGCTACAAGTTTGATTGCAAAAAATGAAAAAGAGCTTGAAAAACTCGCTAAAAATTATGGTGTGATTTATGAAAAAATTGATTTAAAAGATTCTGTTATGCAATATTCTATCGCACACAGCAATGAAATTTACCTTATCGATGAGCAAGGTAAATTTCAAAAAGCATTAAAAGATTTAAATCCCGAAGAATTATTTAAAGATTTAAAGACTTTTTTGCAAGATTAA